One window of the Janthinobacterium sp. PAMC25594 genome contains the following:
- a CDS encoding protein phosphatase CheZ: MTNAADDFDALFDEVSAQSAAAPKPAPAAAPAAVIADDDFDALFDSVSASAAVPPAAAEAPVAAAPEAPPAAAAGAPGEAADPVDQSDKPMFERLGGIVRLLHDSLRELGYDKALTEASSQIVDAQDRLEYVATLTEQAANKVLNTLDEGMPAQDVLSKKAKDMDSRWTALFDGKLSLEEFKALAGDSRQFAQAVAEATEAEKARLLEIMMAQDFQDITGQLIKKVVNITKTVEHELAQLLRDNAPAEVREKLAQKPVPLMQGPSVPSVALDQDNVDDLLADLGF; encoded by the coding sequence ATGACCAACGCCGCTGATGATTTCGATGCATTATTCGATGAAGTATCTGCGCAAAGTGCGGCCGCTCCCAAGCCCGCGCCTGCCGCAGCGCCCGCAGCCGTGATCGCGGACGACGATTTCGACGCGCTGTTCGACTCCGTGTCGGCCAGCGCCGCCGTGCCGCCAGCGGCAGCGGAAGCGCCAGTCGCCGCCGCGCCGGAAGCGCCACCCGCGGCTGCCGCGGGCGCGCCGGGCGAAGCGGCCGATCCTGTCGACCAGTCCGACAAGCCGATGTTCGAGCGTCTGGGCGGTATCGTGCGCCTGCTGCACGATTCGCTGCGCGAACTGGGCTACGACAAGGCGTTGACGGAAGCGTCGTCGCAGATCGTCGACGCGCAGGACCGCCTGGAATATGTCGCCACCCTGACGGAACAGGCCGCCAACAAGGTCCTCAATACGCTCGACGAAGGCATGCCGGCGCAAGATGTGCTGTCGAAGAAAGCCAAGGACATGGACAGCCGCTGGACGGCGCTGTTCGATGGCAAGCTGAGCCTGGAAGAGTTCAAGGCCCTGGCCGGCGATTCGCGCCAGTTCGCGCAAGCCGTTGCCGAGGCAACGGAAGCGGAAAAAGCGCGCTTGCTGGAAATCATGATGGCGCAGGACTTCCAGGACATCACGGGCCAGCTGATCAAAAAAGTGGTCAACATCACCAAGACGGTGGAGCACGAGCTTGCCCAGCTGCTGCGCGACAACGCGCCGGCCGAAGTGCGCGAAAAACTGGCGCAAAAGCCGGTGCCGCTGATGCAGGGCCCGTCCGTGCCGTCGGTGGCGCTGGACCAGGATAATGTAGACGACCTTCTTGCGGATTTGGGATTCTAA